A region of the Dickeya chrysanthemi NCPPB 402 genome:
CGGGCCTTACGGCTGCCCATATTGGTATAGAACACCATGCCTTTTTCATCATAGTGTTTCAGTAGCACGATACGCTGATAGGGTTGCCCCTGCTCATCGACCGTTGCGACACACATCGCGGTAGGATCAGCCAGTTGCGCTTCACAGGCTTGCTTCAGCCAGCGCTCAAACAGGTCGAGCGGGTTGTCGGTAAGATCCCGGCGGCGCAGGCCGCCTTGAGTATATTCGCGTCGCAAATCAGCGATATCGACGCTTGCGGCCTGTTCAGGCGCCAGCGCTACCTTGTTGCGGGCATTATCGTTTTCGGTGGTCATGCAATCCTGCCGTTGCCTACTCGGGCGAGAAAGGGGAATGGCCCATTTTGCGCCCGCACCGGCTAAATCTCAACGCCTGCAACGACATAGACCTGCAATAACATAGACCTGCAACAACATAGGTCTGCAACAACATAGAAAACGGTTCACTCCAGTACACAGTCATTAACGATGATTCTATCGCCTCGTACGATAAACGCCTGATTTCCCTTGCTCCAGAAAGCATAGCGATCATCGCTGTAACGCGTGCCGGACGCGGCGGGCACCTGGGGCAACGTGTGAGATTCGCCATCCAGCAGGAACGTCACACTGTCACCCTGCGGGCCGGGATTAAGCGTAACGGTAAGCGGCATGGTGCCGCACCGGTAGTGCAAGGTTTGCGGTTTCGCCGCCGGCATCAGTTGGGCGCAGCCGCTTAGCAGTAGTAATACACCGGTGATCAGCAGTGATTTCATTCTATTCTCCTCCTGTTATACGCGGATTCGGGCATCCCACCCGAGTAAATCCAATAACGGAGAAGTCTATCAACAGAGCGCTGGCGGACCTCTCGGCAAAATCCGATTACACCGGCATCGCCGGATAAATCGCCCCCAATACGGTTTCATGGCTGGCGCCGGTCACCGACGGTAAATTACCCGGCAGCCCGGACAAGGTGCGAAACGCCAGCCAGGCGAATGCCAGCGCCTCCATATCATCGCCGCGGATACCGAAATTATCGGTCGTGCAAACTTCAATACCCGGCAAACGCGCCGATAGTTGGCTCATCAGCAATGGGTTACGCGCCCCACCGCCGCATACCAGCACACGTTCACACCCGCCGGTCAGTAAGACTTGTCCGGCGATGGTTTCCGCCGTCAACGCCACCAGCGTGGCCTGAACATCTTCCGGTCGTAAACGCGGAAACACCGCCAATTGCCTTTCCAGCCACGCCAGATTGAAATATTCGCGCCCGGTACTTTTCGGAGCCGGCAACCCGAAATAAGGGTCGGACAAGAGATGACTCAATAACGCGTTATCTACCTGACCAGTCAGTGCCCAGGCCGCATCTTTATCATAGGGCAGAGCCCGATTACGCCACACCCAGGCATCTAGCAGCATATTGCCGGGCCCGGTGTCATAACCTTTTACCGCTCGCCCCGGCACCAACACCGAAATATTGGCGATGCCGCCGATATTCAGTACGATTCGCCGCTCTACCGGATGCTGCAACAATGCATGATGAAATACCGGCACCAATGGCGCCCCTTGCCCCCCCAACGCCATGTCGCGGCGACGGAAATCGCCGACGGTTGTGATGCCGGTGACGGCGGCGATACGATTACAATCGCCAATCTGCATCGTACAAGGCGCATCGCCATCCGGCTCATGCCAGACGGTCTGTCCATGGCAGCCAATCGCGGTGATCTCGCTGGCGCTTAAACCGGTTTGACGCAACAGCGCTTGTACCGCCTCGGCAAACAACGCGCCGAGCCGGGTATCAAGCTTCCCCAATTCGGAAAGCGTCACTGCCTGCCCTTGATTCATGCTCAGTATCGTCTGGCGAATCGCCGGCGGCAGCGGATGACAATAACTGGCTTGCTGCGCCACGGTGTGCTCATCAATGGCGGCCAGCACCACATCGATACCATCCAGACTGGTGCCGGACATCACGCCAATATATCTTCCAGACCTCATGGGGTTACCTTTGTTATGTCAATGACCGACTGTCGCGCCATGACCTCATCCGCCAGGCGCATCTCGTTGGTCAACGGTGTATCGGGTTCAATTTTGTCTTTTTTGTCAGTCGGATGCCAGTACAAGTACCCCATCGCATTCACCGGTTTTTTCAGAAAAAACACATTCACAAGGAACTTTATAACGCGTTTATTATCAATTTAGTCGCGCTATTCTATCC
Encoded here:
- a CDS encoding MliC family protein, which produces MKSLLITGVLLLLSGCAQLMPAAKPQTLHYRCGTMPLTVTLNPGPQGDSVTFLLDGESHTLPQVPAASGTRYSDDRYAFWSKGNQAFIVRGDRIIVNDCVLE
- the anmK gene encoding anhydro-N-acetylmuramic acid kinase — translated: MRSGRYIGVMSGTSLDGIDVVLAAIDEHTVAQQASYCHPLPPAIRQTILSMNQGQAVTLSELGKLDTRLGALFAEAVQALLRQTGLSASEITAIGCHGQTVWHEPDGDAPCTMQIGDCNRIAAVTGITTVGDFRRRDMALGGQGAPLVPVFHHALLQHPVERRIVLNIGGIANISVLVPGRAVKGYDTGPGNMLLDAWVWRNRALPYDKDAAWALTGQVDNALLSHLLSDPYFGLPAPKSTGREYFNLAWLERQLAVFPRLRPEDVQATLVALTAETIAGQVLLTGGCERVLVCGGGARNPLLMSQLSARLPGIEVCTTDNFGIRGDDMEALAFAWLAFRTLSGLPGNLPSVTGASHETVLGAIYPAMPV